A portion of the Meriones unguiculatus strain TT.TT164.6M chromosome 11, Bangor_MerUng_6.1, whole genome shotgun sequence genome contains these proteins:
- the LOC110542005 gene encoding C-type lectin domain family 10 member A-like: MMAYENFQNEEHEEQPGQPGEGGRRGGAASPARTSTALPILCRVLSWTHLLLFSAGLSLLLLLAVAVIGSQNSRCRRDLGSLRAAVDNSTSSTEAELQALRARAAGLQEALGSLKAEVQGHGQELQAGRGLSQKVTSLESTMKEREQVLKTGLSEVTEHVQQLGKQLKALECQLDSLRTNGSAKACCPPPWLQHGGSCYWFSQAQKSWAEADRACQLENAHLVVVNSLDEQKFIEAHKGPVAAWMGLTDQNGPWRWVDGTDFSTGFQNWRPRQPDDWHGHGLGGGEDCAHFSYDDGRWNDDVCQRPYHWVCETELGEGS, from the exons ATGATGGCCTACGAGAACTTCCAGAACGAGGAGCATGAGGAGCAGCCCGGCCAGCCGGGGGaagggggcaggagaggaggCGCGGCGTCTCCGGCGCGCACTAGCA CGGCCCTGCCCATCCTGTGCCGCGTCCTCTCCTGGACCCACCTGCTGCTGTTCTCCGcgggcctcagcctcctgctgctgctggctgtcGCCGTCATCGGATCCCAGA ACTCCCGGTGCAGGAGGGACCTGGGCAGCCTGAGGGCCGCTGTGGACAACAGCACCTCCAGCACAGAGGCGGAGCTGCAGGCCCTGCGCGCCCGGG CTGCCGGCCTGCAGGAGGCGCTCGGCTCTCTGAAGGCAGAGGTGCAGGGCCATGGGCAGGAGCTGCAGGCTG GCCGAGGCTTAAGCCAGAAGGTGACTTCTCTGGAGAGCACGATGAAGGAAAGGGAGCAGGTGCTCAAAACAG GTCTGTCTGAGGTCACAGAGCATGTCCAGCAGCTGGGGAAGCAGCTGAAGGCCCTGGAGTGCCAGCTGGACAGCCTCAGGACCAACG GCTCGGCCAAGGCCTGCTGTCCCCCGCCCTGGCTGCAGCATGGAGGCAGCTGCTACTGGTTCTCCCAGGCTCAGAAGTCGTGGGCCGAGGCCGACAGGGCCTGCCAGCTGGAGAACGCACACCTGGTGGTGGTCAACTCCCTGGATGAGCAG aaATTTATTGAGGCCCACAAGGGCCCTGTGGCCGCCTGGATGGGCCTGACAGACCAGAACGGGCCCTGGAGATGGGTGGATGGCACCGACTTCAGCACGGGGTTCCA GAACTGGAGGCCACGGCAGCCTGATGACTGGCATGGACACGGGCTGGGAGGGGGCGAGGACTGTGCCCACTTCTCTTACGACGATGGTCGCTGGAATGATGATGTGTGCCAGAGGCCCTACCACTGGGTGTGTGAGACAGAGCTGGGCGAAGGCAGCTGA